One region of Pogona vitticeps strain Pit_001003342236 chromosome 1, PviZW2.1, whole genome shotgun sequence genomic DNA includes:
- the PRSS35 gene encoding inactive serine protease 35, with amino-acid sequence MATFKLLLLFSMSSLSFVGGIDTDQDFSWQLKKVPQLVKEKTFSLDTPKFEANPQLELSGVCGIECQRTLPVPHLSDLKDLLSYETVFDNGTRTLTVVNVLGAELDSPANATTAKVPSRMKRQVYGTDSRFSISDTRFLTNYPFNTAVKISTGCSGVLVSPKHVLTAAHCVHDGKDYIKGSKKLRVGLLRLKSKGNGKRRRGARRSKREESGAEEYSADAKQPKQRSSRRAGRRQKASGLNEGKPEGKPSFQWTRVKSTHIPKGWLRGVAGDVAVDYDYAVLELKRPHKKKYMDLGISPASKGSPGSMIHFSGYDADRPGQLVYRFCSISDESSDLFYQYCDAESGSTGSGIYLRLKEPSNNKWKRKIIAVYSGHQWVDVNGEQQDYNVGVRITPLKYAQICLWIHGNNADCAQG; translated from the coding sequence ATGGCCACCTTCAAGCTGTTACTGCTATTTTCTATGTCTTCCTTGAGCTTCGTTGGTGGAATAGATACAGACCAGGATTTTAGCTGGCAGTTAAAAAAAGTACCTCAGCTTGTGAAGGAAAAGACTTTCTCTCTTGACACTCCTAAATTTGAAGCAAATCCACAATTAGAGCTGAGTGGCGTGTGTGGGATTGAATGCCAAAGGACACTGCCGGTGCCCCACCTGTCTGACTTGAAGGATCTGCTGTCATATGAGACGGTTTTTGACAATGGCACAAGGACCTTGACGGTTGTGAATGTTCTGGGGGCGGAGCTTGACTCCCCTGCAAACGCCACCACTGCCAAAGTGCCGTCAAGAATGAAGAGGCAGGTGTACGGCACAGATAGCAGGTTCAGCATCTCAGACACACGCTTTCTGACCAACTACCCCTTCAACACAGCCGTAAAGATCTCCACAGGCTGCAGTGGCGTCCTCGTCTCGCCGAAGCATGTGCTGACCGCTGCTCATTGTGTGCACGATGGCAAAGATTACATCAAAGGCAGCAAGAAGCTGAGAGTGGGCCTACTCAGACTGAAATCCAAAGGCAATGGCAAGAGGCGCAGGGGAGCCAGGAGGAGCAAGAGGGAAGAGTCAGGGGCAGAGGAGTACAGTGCTGATGCCAAGCAACCAAAGCAGCGATCTAGCAGGAGAGCTGGCAGAAGGCAAAAAGCATCTGGGCTGAATGAGGGAAAACCTGAGGGAAAGCCTTCCTTCCAGTGGACCAGAGTGAAAAGTACTCACATCCCCAAAGGCTGGTTGAGAGGCGTCGCTGGAGATGTTGCAGTGGATTATGACTATGCTGTCCTGGAGCTCAAGCGTCCCCACAAGAAGAAATACATGGATCTGGGCATCAGCCCAGCGAGCAAAGGGTCGCCTGGGAGCATGATCCACTtttctggatatgacgctgaccGACCAGGCCAGCTGGTCTATCGGTTCTGCAGTATCTCAGACGAATCCAGCGATCTCTTCTACCAGTATTGCGATGCTGAGTCTGGCTCTACTGGATCAGGAATCTACCTGCGCCTTAAAGAGCCAAGCAATAATAAATGGAAGCGCAAAATTATTGCCGTGTATTCCGGTCATCAGTGGGTGGATGTTAATGGAGAACAGCAGGATTACAATGTGGGTGTTCGAATCACTCCCCTCAAATATGCCCAGATATGTCTCTGGATACATGGGAACAATGCGGACTGTGCTCAGGGCTGA